A genome region from Halorussus pelagicus includes the following:
- a CDS encoding transporter substrate-binding domain-containing protein, with the protein MKRRTFVKGTAGVTGGLTVAGCLGGSEGDGSETTEEMTGNETSDSETTEESSSVEGPIVIGSDIPYPPFEYRTESGDLTGFDVDIAKAIFEEEMSLGYEFKQTGFDTIIPSLKNDNFRVVMSAMTINDERSEQVDFSNPYFTAYQTVAILENGNIGQLDDLKGETVAVQKGTTGESAAEGLKEDFDGDLTLDSYDQITGAFNALLNNQASAVINDNTVNAKYVNERDGVVFLEGEGEAAENDEDAPPYLTLTVEEYGIAFRQDDDEFRQQVNEALAAIRESGRYDDIYGEYFESSSN; encoded by the coding sequence ATGAAACGACGTACGTTCGTAAAGGGAACCGCCGGTGTCACCGGCGGCCTGACGGTTGCGGGATGTCTCGGCGGCTCGGAGGGCGACGGAAGCGAAACCACCGAAGAGATGACGGGCAACGAAACCTCTGACAGCGAGACCACCGAAGAGAGTTCGAGCGTCGAGGGACCCATCGTCATCGGGTCGGACATTCCGTACCCGCCGTTCGAGTACCGCACGGAGAGCGGCGACCTGACCGGGTTCGACGTGGACATCGCAAAAGCCATCTTCGAAGAGGAGATGAGTCTGGGTTACGAGTTCAAGCAGACCGGGTTCGACACCATCATCCCGAGTCTGAAGAACGATAACTTCCGCGTGGTCATGTCGGCGATGACCATCAACGACGAGCGGTCCGAACAGGTGGACTTCTCGAACCCGTACTTCACGGCCTACCAGACCGTCGCCATCCTCGAAAACGGTAATATCGGGCAACTCGACGACCTCAAGGGCGAGACGGTCGCGGTCCAGAAGGGGACGACGGGCGAGAGTGCCGCCGAGGGCCTCAAAGAGGACTTCGACGGCGACCTTACCCTCGACAGCTACGACCAGATTACCGGCGCGTTCAACGCCCTGCTGAACAATCAGGCGTCCGCGGTCATCAACGACAACACGGTCAACGCCAAGTACGTCAACGAGCGAGACGGCGTCGTCTTCCTCGAAGGCGAGGGCGAGGCCGCCGAGAACGATGAAGACGCACCGCCCTACCTCACGCTCACCGTCGAGGAGTACGGCATCGCGTTCCGGCAGGACGACGACGAGTTCCGCCAGCAGGTCAACGAGGCGCTGGCGGCTATCAGAGAGAGCGGCCGATACGACGATATTTACGGCGAGTATTTCGAATCGTCCAGCAACTGA
- a CDS encoding amino acid ABC transporter permease, which produces MAGTYSDETNVEEPQTNDGVLTDRRVKWFGIAVAGLFTLAVLYLLYRILTDFVDYELMQAIVPRFVDAYLLVLQIFLISSVLSLIAGTLVGLGRVSRTRFTRSIATAYVEFFRGTPLLFQLFIIYLGIPAFWRASPQPFPIENWSFAAAIIGLTINHAAYSGEAIKGGITAVPDGQMEAARSLGMSYIDAMREVILPQAARNALAALGNDQVILVKDTSLLTVLAVPEIISVFRNVNSNTFDAWTPIVLVAVAYLAITLPLGKLVRYLERRSEWGESHD; this is translated from the coding sequence ATGGCGGGAACATACTCAGACGAAACGAACGTCGAAGAACCCCAGACTAACGACGGGGTGCTGACCGACCGGCGGGTCAAGTGGTTCGGCATTGCAGTCGCCGGACTGTTCACGTTGGCGGTCCTCTACCTGTTGTATCGAATACTGACCGACTTCGTGGACTACGAACTGATGCAGGCCATCGTCCCGCGGTTCGTGGACGCCTACCTGCTCGTACTCCAGATATTCCTCATTTCGAGCGTGCTGTCGCTCATCGCGGGCACGCTGGTCGGACTGGGTCGGGTGTCCCGGACGCGGTTCACTCGCTCGATAGCGACGGCCTACGTCGAGTTCTTCCGGGGAACGCCGCTGCTGTTCCAGTTGTTCATCATCTACCTGGGCATCCCGGCGTTCTGGCGGGCGTCGCCCCAACCGTTCCCCATCGAGAACTGGAGTTTCGCCGCGGCCATCATCGGCCTGACGATCAACCACGCGGCCTACTCCGGCGAGGCCATCAAGGGCGGTATCACCGCCGTCCCCGACGGCCAGATGGAGGCCGCCCGGTCGCTCGGCATGTCCTACATCGACGCGATGCGCGAGGTCATCCTCCCGCAAGCCGCGCGCAACGCGCTCGCGGCGCTGGGCAACGACCAAGTCATCCTCGTGAAAGACACCTCGCTGCTGACGGTCCTCGCGGTGCCCGAAATCATCAGCGTGTTCCGGAACGTCAACAGCAACACGTTCGACGCGTGGACACCCATCGTGTTGGTCGCCGTGGCGTATCTCGCCATCACGCTCCCGCTGGGCAAACTCGTGCGCTATCTCGAACGCCGCTCGGAATGGGGTGAGAGCCATGACTGA
- a CDS encoding HalOD1 output domain-containing protein, producing the protein MSKTETHTVDAVEYESETPLRVQADWSGTETLDSAVTNAISRATGVSVTELAPLYEYMDPDALHEFVASMRERETETSVTFQYEGHDVRVGVDGEILVWPAR; encoded by the coding sequence ATGTCGAAGACCGAAACGCACACGGTCGATGCGGTGGAGTATGAGAGCGAGACACCCCTGCGCGTGCAGGCCGACTGGTCGGGCACCGAGACGCTCGACTCGGCGGTCACGAACGCCATCTCGCGGGCCACCGGTGTCTCCGTGACCGAACTCGCGCCGCTGTACGAGTATATGGACCCCGACGCCCTCCACGAGTTCGTGGCGTCGATGCGCGAACGGGAGACCGAGACCTCCGTCACCTTCCAGTACGAGGGCCACGACGTGCGGGTCGGCGTCGATGGCGAGATTCTGGTCTGGCCCGCGCGGTAG
- a CDS encoding replication factor C large subunit, which yields MTDWTEKYRPSSLSELRGNNKARDALKKWAETWDEHRDAAILHGSPGVGKTSAAHALANDMDWPTIELNASDQRTSSVVEKVAGEAAKSGTLTGGGDGRRLVIMDEADNLHGNVDRGGSKAITGVVKEAGQPMILIANEFYDMSNTLRNACEEIEFRDVQARSIVPALRHICKQEGIDYEKDALRAIADKNDGDLRSAVNDLQAIAETEQRLTAEDVEVTGDRDRSSGIFDFLDALFKEEDARSAIQESYDVDETPDDMLNWVEDNVPKDYEGAELATAYDFLSNADKWLGRVRATQDYSYWRYAGDNIAGGVAAARKGKKDDWTRYGPPSYWRKLGSSRGNRNKRDYVARKIAEADGVSMSTARREMVPFLAAMTHHCKNRELTIAMTAKYDLDAKHVSFVTGSGKDTNKVQNIVESAEQLREEAAVEHSGGAFAGSHGSASAADESAASDSEAEASAGETDETETSDDESDDEAQAGLGDFG from the coding sequence ATGACCGACTGGACCGAGAAGTATCGGCCCTCCTCTCTCTCCGAACTCCGCGGGAACAACAAGGCCCGCGACGCGCTGAAGAAGTGGGCCGAGACGTGGGACGAACACCGCGACGCCGCCATTCTTCACGGAAGCCCCGGCGTCGGCAAAACCTCGGCGGCCCACGCGCTGGCCAACGACATGGACTGGCCAACCATCGAGTTGAACGCCAGCGACCAGCGCACCTCCTCGGTCGTCGAGAAGGTCGCGGGCGAGGCCGCCAAGTCCGGGACGCTGACCGGGGGCGGCGACGGCCGCCGACTCGTCATCATGGACGAGGCCGACAACCTCCACGGGAACGTGGACCGCGGCGGGTCGAAGGCCATCACCGGCGTCGTCAAGGAGGCCGGACAGCCGATGATACTCATCGCCAACGAGTTCTACGACATGTCCAACACGCTCCGGAACGCCTGCGAGGAGATAGAGTTCCGAGACGTGCAGGCCCGGTCCATCGTGCCCGCGCTCCGGCACATCTGCAAGCAGGAGGGCATCGACTACGAAAAGGACGCCCTCCGCGCTATCGCGGACAAGAACGACGGCGACCTGCGCTCGGCGGTCAACGACCTGCAAGCCATCGCCGAGACCGAACAGCGACTCACCGCCGAGGACGTGGAGGTCACGGGCGACCGCGACCGGTCGAGCGGCATCTTCGACTTCCTCGACGCGCTGTTCAAGGAGGAGGACGCCCGGAGCGCGATTCAGGAATCCTACGACGTGGACGAGACGCCCGACGACATGCTGAACTGGGTCGAGGACAACGTTCCCAAGGACTACGAGGGCGCGGAACTGGCCACCGCTTACGACTTTCTCTCGAACGCCGACAAGTGGCTCGGCCGGGTGCGGGCCACGCAGGACTACTCCTACTGGCGCTACGCTGGCGACAACATCGCGGGCGGGGTCGCGGCGGCCCGGAAGGGCAAGAAAGACGACTGGACGCGCTACGGCCCGCCGAGCTACTGGCGGAAGTTGGGGAGTTCCCGCGGGAACCGGAACAAGCGCGACTACGTGGCCCGGAAAATCGCCGAGGCCGACGGCGTGAGCATGTCCACCGCGCGCCGCGAAATGGTGCCGTTTCTCGCGGCGATGACCCACCACTGCAAGAACCGGGAGCTGACGATTGCGATGACCGCCAAGTACGACCTCGACGCCAAGCACGTCTCGTTCGTCACCGGGTCGGGCAAGGACACCAACAAGGTCCAGAACATCGTCGAGTCGGCCGAACAACTCCGAGAGGAGGCGGCCGTGGAGCATTCTGGGGGCGCGTTCGCGGGAAGTCACGGGTCAGCGTCCGCCGCCGACGAGTCGGCGGCGTCGGATTCGGAGGCCGAAGCGTCGGCGGGGGAGACCGACGAGACCGAGACCAGCGACGACGAGTCCGACGACGAGGCGCAGGCCGGGTTGGGCGACTTCGGCTAA
- a CDS encoding amino acid ABC transporter ATP-binding protein, protein MTDVPAVEFDEVDKYFGETHVLKDVDLSIEEQEVVVIVGPSGSGKSTLLRCVNRLEEIQDGEIRIQGTPITDPDVDVNRLRQRIGMVFQSFNLFPHKTALQNVTLAPTEVRGLPKSEATERGHELLEEVGLGAQGDSYPNQLSGGQQQRVAIARALAMDPSVMLFDEVTSALDPELVGEVLEVMRTLADEGMTMLVVTHEMGFAREVGDRIVLMADGDVIETGPPEEFFQNPGTDRAKQFLSRVK, encoded by the coding sequence ATGACTGACGTTCCGGCCGTGGAGTTCGACGAGGTGGACAAATACTTCGGCGAGACGCACGTCCTGAAGGATGTCGATCTCTCAATCGAAGAACAGGAAGTCGTCGTCATCGTCGGGCCGAGCGGGAGCGGGAAATCGACGCTCCTGCGCTGTGTCAACCGCCTCGAAGAGATTCAGGACGGCGAAATCCGGATTCAGGGGACGCCTATCACCGACCCCGACGTGGACGTGAACCGCCTGCGCCAGCGCATCGGGATGGTGTTCCAGAGTTTCAACCTCTTCCCGCACAAGACGGCGCTCCAAAACGTTACGCTCGCGCCGACGGAGGTCCGGGGACTTCCGAAGTCCGAGGCAACCGAGCGCGGACACGAACTGCTCGAAGAGGTCGGACTCGGCGCGCAGGGCGATTCGTACCCCAACCAGTTGTCCGGCGGCCAGCAACAGCGCGTCGCCATCGCGCGGGCGCTGGCGATGGACCCGAGCGTGATGCTGTTCGACGAGGTCACGTCGGCGCTCGACCCCGAACTGGTCGGCGAGGTGCTGGAAGTGATGCGAACGCTCGCCGACGAGGGCATGACGATGCTGGTCGTCACCCACGAGATGGGCTTCGCCCGCGAAGTCGGCGACCGAATCGTGCTGATGGCCGACGGCGACGTGATCGAGACCGGTCCGCCCGAGGAGTTCTTCCAGAATCCGGGGACCGACCGCGCCAAGCAGTTCCTCTCGCGGGTGAAGTGA
- a CDS encoding DUF7096 domain-containing protein, producing the protein MKPTFLVLLTAVGLALVTGVAVADQSAGPTADGPELPGEETTTNESDGGEANDETNDESKTTPGLSPGQRLTGAVGAQGASVQGELLNRSLSERLANATTPAQRAQVVADENESLAAYLDALEGVRENITTAWEADDLSEGRYRAALAEFVVRARTVELRANRTARAAEELPESVRETHAINATRIRDLGERARELYRFEEPIAREVANQTVENNGERALPVERPFNLTTA; encoded by the coding sequence ATGAAGCCGACGTTTCTCGTCCTCCTGACTGCGGTGGGACTGGCGCTCGTAACCGGGGTCGCGGTCGCCGACCAGTCGGCGGGACCGACCGCCGACGGCCCGGAGTTGCCCGGCGAGGAGACGACGACCAACGAGAGCGACGGCGGCGAGGCGAATGACGAGACGAACGACGAGAGCAAGACAACGCCCGGTCTCTCGCCGGGCCAGCGACTCACCGGTGCGGTCGGCGCGCAGGGGGCGTCTGTGCAGGGCGAACTCCTGAATCGGTCGCTCTCCGAGCGACTGGCGAACGCGACGACGCCCGCCCAGCGCGCGCAAGTGGTGGCCGACGAGAACGAATCGCTGGCGGCGTACCTCGACGCGCTCGAAGGCGTCCGCGAGAATATTACGACGGCGTGGGAAGCCGACGACCTCTCGGAAGGTCGGTACCGGGCCGCACTCGCCGAGTTCGTCGTCCGCGCGCGAACCGTCGAACTCCGGGCCAACCGGACCGCGCGGGCGGCCGAGGAACTGCCGGAATCGGTGCGCGAGACCCACGCCATCAACGCGACGCGCATTCGGGACCTCGGCGAGCGAGCGCGCGAACTCTACCGGTTCGAGGAGCCGATTGCGCGAGAAGTCGCCAACCAGACGGTCGAAAACAACGGCGAGCGCGCGCTCCCAGTCGAGCGACCGTTCAATCTGACGACGGCGTAG
- a CDS encoding transporter substrate-binding domain-containing protein, translated as MDRRTFVKGSAGVVGGLALSGVSGAQDGGVVQIGSDIPYKPFEYRTQDGSLVGFDVDIAEALFAGQLDQEYEFVQTGFDTIIPSLRNGNFRIIMSAMTINDERAQQVDFSDPYFIAFQTVAVLEGGSIQSLEDLRGQTVAVQKGTTGEAAAEGLQERFDGDLSIDSYDQITGAFNALLNNQAVAVVNDNAVNLQYTEDQESVTLLEGEGQAAEEFESAPPYLTLTVERYGIAFRQDDDEFRQQVNEALAAVIESGRYAEIYREYFTGDPPAAIVERGQQSGETTTETATTADSGN; from the coding sequence ATCGACAGGCGGACGTTTGTCAAGGGGAGCGCAGGAGTCGTCGGCGGACTCGCACTGAGCGGCGTATCCGGGGCGCAGGACGGAGGAGTCGTCCAAATCGGGTCGGACATCCCGTACAAGCCGTTCGAGTATCGCACGCAGGACGGGTCGCTAGTCGGGTTCGACGTGGACATCGCCGAGGCCCTCTTCGCCGGACAACTGGACCAAGAGTACGAGTTCGTCCAGACCGGATTCGACACCATCATCCCGAGTCTGCGGAACGGGAACTTCCGCATCATCATGTCGGCGATGACGATCAACGACGAGCGCGCCCAACAGGTGGACTTCTCGGACCCGTACTTCATCGCGTTCCAAACGGTGGCAGTGCTGGAGGGAGGGAGTATCCAGAGTCTTGAGGACCTGCGCGGCCAAACAGTCGCGGTCCAGAAGGGGACGACCGGCGAGGCCGCCGCCGAGGGACTGCAAGAGCGCTTCGACGGCGACCTCAGCATCGACAGCTACGACCAGATTACCGGCGCGTTCAACGCCCTGCTGAACAATCAGGCCGTCGCGGTCGTCAACGACAACGCGGTCAACCTCCAGTACACCGAAGATCAGGAGAGCGTCACCTTGCTGGAGGGAGAGGGGCAGGCCGCCGAGGAGTTCGAGAGCGCGCCGCCCTACCTCACGCTCACCGTCGAGCGCTACGGCATCGCGTTCCGGCAGGACGACGACGAGTTCCGCCAGCAGGTCAACGAGGCGTTGGCCGCGGTCATCGAGAGCGGGCGATACGCCGAAATCTACCGGGAGTATTTCACCGGCGACCCGCCAGCGGCCATCGTCGAACGCGGCCAGCAATCGGGCGAGACGACCACGGAAACTGCGACGACGGCCGACTCCGGGAACTGA
- a CDS encoding COX15/CtaA family protein, producing the protein MVRFRHLAAVTTGLTFTLILLGVYTAAMGAGLSCSAQWPFCDGGLIPQTWPSFVEWFHRLVAMVTGFFILGTAAGSWKYTGQKRIRGAATLALAVTPIQVILGGATVFVYTPLVQVAHHTAALIIFGSLLATTLWSYERSGAPDSRTADAAAGYPSDD; encoded by the coding sequence ATGGTCCGGTTCCGCCACCTTGCGGCGGTCACGACCGGTCTCACGTTCACGCTCATCCTGCTCGGCGTCTACACCGCCGCGATGGGCGCGGGGCTATCGTGTTCGGCCCAGTGGCCCTTCTGCGACGGCGGCCTGATTCCGCAGACGTGGCCGAGTTTCGTCGAGTGGTTCCACCGACTCGTCGCCATGGTTACCGGGTTCTTCATCCTCGGCACCGCCGCCGGGTCGTGGAAATACACCGGCCAGAAGCGCATCCGGGGCGCGGCCACCCTCGCGCTGGCGGTGACGCCGATTCAGGTCATCCTCGGCGGCGCGACGGTGTTCGTCTACACCCCGCTCGTGCAGGTGGCCCACCACACCGCGGCGCTGATAATCTTCGGTTCGCTGTTGGCGACGACGCTGTGGTCCTACGAACGGTCGGGAGCGCCCGACTCGCGGACCGCCGACGCCGCGGCCGGGTATCCGAGCGACGACTAA
- a CDS encoding M24 family metallopeptidase: protein MTKQERLDAYLAENDLEAVWFARPNSFAWLTGASNVVDRETDTGVAAVGYDGDRLEVVTSNIEANRFREEELADEIPVTEFRWYEGSLAEAVADHSGVPATADFDVPGMATVDASPLRQPLTEADIENYRELGQETAQAVESVCRELQPDDVESEVASALRVALSARDIEVPVALVGGSERAPKYRHYTPTNARLGEYALVSVTTQRDGLHASATRTVAFESEMDDADLNDLGDRHHAARIVETTALGATRAIADLSADPESVFQAIQAAYEHLGYADEWQKHHQGGAAGFAGREWFAAPEIGDEAEITTPMAYAYNPTIQGAKSEDTVLVTDDVSESDSEARRTESGGGFEVLTDTGQWPTTAVDAYDYDAVIERPDVLVQGADD from the coding sequence ATGACCAAGCAGGAGCGTCTCGACGCCTACCTCGCCGAGAACGACCTCGAAGCGGTCTGGTTTGCCCGACCGAACTCCTTCGCGTGGCTGACCGGCGCGAGCAACGTCGTGGACCGCGAGACCGACACCGGGGTCGCCGCGGTGGGGTACGACGGCGACCGACTCGAAGTCGTGACGAGCAACATCGAAGCGAACCGCTTCCGCGAGGAGGAACTGGCCGACGAGATTCCCGTCACCGAGTTCCGGTGGTACGAGGGGTCGCTCGCCGAGGCCGTCGCCGACCACAGCGGGGTGCCCGCCACGGCCGACTTCGACGTGCCGGGGATGGCGACCGTAGACGCCTCGCCGCTCCGCCAACCGCTCACCGAGGCGGACATCGAGAACTACCGCGAACTCGGGCAAGAGACCGCCCAAGCGGTCGAGTCGGTCTGCCGGGAACTCCAACCCGACGACGTGGAGTCGGAAGTCGCCTCCGCGCTCCGAGTCGCGCTGTCGGCGCGTGACATCGAGGTACCGGTGGCGCTGGTCGGCGGGAGCGAGCGCGCTCCGAAGTACCGCCACTACACCCCGACGAACGCCCGACTCGGCGAGTACGCGCTGGTCTCGGTGACGACCCAGCGCGACGGTCTCCACGCCAGCGCGACCCGGACCGTCGCCTTCGAGTCGGAGATGGACGACGCCGACCTGAACGACCTCGGCGACAGACACCACGCCGCGCGCATCGTGGAGACGACCGCGCTCGGCGCGACCCGAGCCATCGCGGACCTCTCGGCCGACCCCGAGAGCGTCTTTCAGGCGATTCAGGCCGCCTACGAACATCTCGGTTACGCCGACGAGTGGCAAAAGCACCACCAAGGCGGCGCGGCCGGGTTCGCGGGCCGAGAGTGGTTCGCCGCGCCCGAGATCGGCGACGAAGCCGAAATCACGACGCCGATGGCCTACGCCTACAACCCGACGATTCAGGGGGCCAAAAGCGAGGATACCGTACTGGTCACGGACGACGTCTCCGAGTCGGACTCGGAGGCTCGCCGGACGGAGTCCGGCGGTGGGTTCGAGGTGTTGACCGACACCGGACAGTGGCCCACGACGGCCGTGGACGCCTACGACTACGACGCCGTGATAGAGCGGCCCGACGTGTTGGTGCAGGGTGCGGACGACTGA
- a CDS encoding helix-turn-helix transcriptional regulator: MGARQSIAVLVGALCLATTIGPAVGATTAVGDSVAGTTKSATAVGEATGPRALTDAETRNQSQRVTPDTVVLDARVYENGSARWRVVYRTRLDDAETTAAFRSYKADVEANATRYSEQFVERMNATIRSAERATGREMSGGNYSVRAEIREFPQRYGLVVYSFEWRDFAAISGDEVRVGDSLSGLILNQKTRLLVEWPEGYEATTVRPRPDSGDERRERAVVWNGPIEFAANEPRIVLNAPSSSGPAVPWRLVAAVTGGLAVVAAFAAGGWWLRRDGADPDPDDKPPEDLLSNEERVLRLLERRGGRIKQRAVVDELGWTEAKTSQVVRNLREQGRLESFRLGRENVLALPTERQES, from the coding sequence ATGGGGGCGCGACAGTCCATCGCCGTGCTCGTCGGGGCGCTCTGTCTGGCGACTACAATCGGTCCGGCCGTCGGTGCGACGACCGCCGTCGGCGATTCGGTCGCCGGGACCACCAAGTCCGCGACCGCCGTCGGCGAAGCGACAGGCCCGCGCGCACTCACCGACGCGGAGACTCGGAACCAGAGCCAGCGCGTCACGCCCGACACGGTCGTCCTCGACGCTCGCGTGTACGAAAACGGCTCCGCGAGGTGGCGTGTCGTCTACCGCACGCGACTCGACGACGCCGAGACGACCGCGGCGTTCAGAAGCTACAAAGCGGATGTGGAAGCGAACGCGACCCGGTACAGCGAGCAGTTCGTCGAGCGGATGAACGCCACCATCCGGAGCGCCGAGCGGGCCACCGGCCGGGAGATGTCCGGCGGGAACTACTCGGTCCGGGCCGAGATTCGGGAGTTCCCCCAGCGATACGGACTCGTCGTCTACTCCTTCGAGTGGCGCGACTTCGCGGCGATCTCCGGGGACGAGGTCCGAGTCGGCGACTCGCTGTCGGGACTCATCCTCAACCAGAAGACGCGCCTGCTGGTCGAGTGGCCCGAGGGCTACGAGGCGACGACCGTCCGGCCGCGACCCGATTCAGGGGATGAGCGGCGCGAGCGGGCGGTCGTCTGGAACGGACCCATCGAGTTCGCGGCCAACGAGCCGAGAATCGTCCTGAACGCACCCAGTTCGAGTGGTCCTGCGGTGCCGTGGCGACTGGTCGCGGCCGTGACCGGCGGACTCGCGGTCGTCGCCGCGTTCGCGGCCGGTGGCTGGTGGCTCCGGCGCGACGGCGCGGACCCCGACCCGGACGACAAACCGCCCGAGGACCTGTTGAGCAACGAGGAGCGAGTCCTCAGACTGCTCGAACGCCGCGGCGGTCGCATCAAACAGCGCGCGGTCGTGGACGAACTCGGCTGGACCGAGGCGAAGACGAGTCAGGTCGTCAGGAACCTGCGCGAGCAGGGGAGGTTGGAGAGTTTCAGGCTCGGTAGGGAGAACGTACTCGCGCTGCCGACCGAGCGACAGGAGTCCTGA